One Thermococcus eurythermalis DNA segment encodes these proteins:
- a CDS encoding Nre family DNA repair protein, translating to MVELFNSKLCAVCKGRKLLCGRPTCPILERFRVVRSVEQKLNKRHLFGSSPPSIFVGEYGYPKVRVGPLVPPIEGNTSHLDNPLKWENKTIKDILYYRSLLVMGETKADVSVRKSGRILGEVQELAMSIKPVDSEIILKRKPVLKVLPSEFAPPIGPKAELLDFELTENPRIPKRTDYVVSDELKAEQAIMRLYNWGFDEYYIIRLLSAGLLGIERKLVPTRWSITAVQDTIGKNLRREILHYPGINDYEVYFYRFLGNRYAVLLMPESYSFELLEVWLKGSLFGSERPSVIHDYEDFRGRKEYVKETAGAYHAARLSVLEALRARRRQARAVVFREVTPEYYAPVGVWQIRLGIKKALNNPIGRFETLNEALDAIKRRLEHPFEEYLKRSYILGSLARQKTLDEWLGKNLYRLNREKAGG from the coding sequence ATGGTCGAACTCTTCAACTCAAAACTCTGTGCGGTCTGCAAGGGCAGGAAGCTCCTCTGCGGAAGGCCGACCTGCCCGATTCTTGAGCGGTTTAGGGTAGTCAGAAGTGTGGAGCAGAAGCTCAACAAGCGCCACCTCTTCGGCTCCTCCCCACCGAGCATCTTCGTCGGCGAGTACGGCTACCCAAAGGTCAGGGTAGGCCCCCTTGTGCCTCCGATTGAAGGTAACACCAGCCACCTCGACAATCCTCTTAAGTGGGAGAACAAGACGATAAAGGACATCCTCTACTACCGCTCCCTTCTCGTTATGGGCGAGACAAAGGCAGACGTCAGCGTGAGGAAAAGCGGTAGGATTCTGGGCGAGGTTCAGGAGCTGGCGATGTCAATAAAACCCGTGGACAGCGAGATAATACTAAAGAGAAAACCCGTCCTCAAGGTTCTGCCGAGCGAGTTCGCCCCGCCCATCGGGCCTAAAGCGGAGCTCCTCGACTTCGAGCTGACAGAGAACCCAAGGATACCGAAGAGAACCGACTACGTTGTGAGCGATGAACTGAAGGCGGAGCAGGCCATAATGCGCCTCTATAACTGGGGCTTTGACGAGTACTACATCATAAGGCTCCTCTCGGCAGGTCTCCTTGGAATTGAGAGAAAGCTCGTCCCGACGAGGTGGAGTATAACGGCCGTCCAGGACACGATTGGGAAGAACCTGCGGCGCGAGATTCTGCACTATCCGGGGATAAATGACTACGAGGTCTACTTCTACCGCTTCCTTGGAAACCGCTACGCCGTCCTGCTGATGCCTGAGAGCTACTCCTTTGAGCTCCTTGAGGTCTGGCTCAAGGGCTCTCTCTTCGGCAGTGAGAGGCCGAGCGTCATACACGACTACGAGGACTTCAGGGGGAGAAAAGAGTACGTCAAGGAAACGGCCGGCGCATACCACGCCGCCCGCTTAAGCGTCCTCGAAGCTCTCAGAGCGAGAAGGAGGCAGGCACGGGCTGTCGTCTTTAGGGAAGTCACGCCCGAGTACTACGCCCCCGTCGGCGTCTGGCAGATTCGCCTAGGCATAAAGAAAGCGTTGAACAATCCAATCGGTCGTTTTGAGACGCTCAACGAGGCCCTCGATGCCATAAAAAGACGCCTTGAGCACCCGTTCGAGGAGTACCTCAAGAGGAGCTACATCTTAGGAAGTCTCGCGAGGCAGAAAACCTTAGACGAGTGGCTCGGAAAGAATTTATACCGCCTCAACAGAGAGAAAGCAGGTGGATGA
- the aor gene encoding aldehyde ferredoxin oxidoreductase, whose translation MYGNWGRFLRVNLSTGEVKVEEYNEELAKKWLGSRGLAIYFLLRDMDPKVDPLSPDNKLIITPGPLSGTSAPTGGRYNVVTKSPQTGFITMANSGGYFGAELKFAGWDGIIVEGKADNPVYIYIKDDNVEIRDASHLWGKVVSETEKTLREEVGSKKVRILSIGPAGENLVKFAAIMNDGHRAAGRGGVGAVMGSKNLKAIVVEGSKSVPIADRQKFMLTIREKINKLKNDPTAGGGLPKYGTAVLVNIINENGLYPTRNFQTGVFEHAYEQSGEAMAKKYLIRNQPCYACPIGCGRVNRLPTVGVTEGPEYESIWALGANLGINDLASIIEANHQCDEFGLDTISTGGTLAAAMELYEKGYLTDDELGDAPPFRWGNTEVLHYYIEKIAKREGLGDKLAEGSYRFAEMYGHPEFSMSVKKLELPAYDPRGAEGHGLGYATNNRGGCHIKNYMISPEILGYPYKMDPHDIGDDKIKMLIVFQDLTAIIDAAGLCVFTTFGLGADDYRDLLNAALGWDFTTEDYLKIGERIWNAERIFNLKAGLDPARDDSLPKRFLEEPMPEGPNKGHVVRLKEMLPRYYKLRGWTEDGRVPKEKAEELGIAEFL comes from the coding sequence ATGTACGGAAACTGGGGCAGGTTTCTGCGAGTGAACCTCTCCACGGGAGAGGTCAAGGTTGAGGAGTACAACGAAGAGCTCGCCAAGAAGTGGCTCGGGAGCAGGGGTCTGGCGATATACTTCCTTCTGCGTGACATGGACCCGAAAGTTGACCCGCTCAGCCCTGACAACAAGCTCATAATAACCCCCGGCCCGCTCAGCGGAACCAGCGCGCCCACCGGTGGCAGGTACAACGTCGTCACCAAGAGCCCCCAGACCGGCTTCATAACCATGGCCAACTCCGGCGGTTACTTTGGAGCGGAGCTCAAGTTCGCCGGATGGGACGGCATAATAGTCGAAGGAAAGGCCGACAACCCGGTTTACATCTACATCAAGGACGACAACGTTGAGATTAGGGACGCCTCCCACCTATGGGGCAAAGTAGTGAGCGAGACCGAGAAGACCCTCAGAGAGGAGGTAGGCAGTAAGAAGGTCAGAATTCTGAGCATAGGCCCGGCCGGTGAGAACCTCGTCAAGTTCGCGGCTATAATGAACGACGGCCACAGGGCGGCCGGTAGAGGTGGCGTCGGTGCAGTCATGGGAAGCAAGAACCTCAAGGCTATAGTCGTCGAGGGAAGCAAGAGCGTCCCGATAGCCGACAGGCAGAAGTTCATGCTCACCATCAGGGAGAAGATAAACAAGCTCAAGAACGACCCCACCGCCGGAGGAGGCCTTCCGAAGTACGGAACAGCTGTCCTCGTCAATATCATCAATGAAAACGGCCTCTACCCGACCAGGAACTTCCAGACCGGCGTCTTTGAGCACGCCTACGAGCAGAGCGGTGAGGCGATGGCCAAGAAGTACCTCATAAGGAACCAGCCGTGCTACGCCTGTCCGATAGGCTGTGGGAGGGTCAACAGGCTCCCGACCGTTGGCGTCACTGAGGGGCCTGAGTACGAGAGCATCTGGGCGCTTGGTGCCAACCTCGGCATAAACGACCTCGCGAGCATTATCGAGGCCAACCACCAGTGTGATGAGTTCGGTCTCGACACAATCTCGACCGGCGGAACCCTGGCCGCTGCGATGGAGCTCTACGAGAAGGGCTACCTCACCGACGACGAGCTCGGCGACGCTCCGCCCTTCAGGTGGGGCAACACAGAGGTTCTCCACTACTACATCGAGAAGATAGCCAAGAGGGAAGGCCTTGGAGACAAGCTCGCTGAAGGAAGCTACCGCTTCGCCGAGATGTACGGCCACCCCGAATTCTCAATGAGCGTCAAGAAGCTTGAACTTCCGGCCTACGACCCGAGGGGTGCCGAGGGGCACGGCCTCGGTTACGCCACCAACAACCGCGGTGGATGCCACATTAAGAACTACATGATAAGCCCCGAAATCCTCGGCTACCCATACAAGATGGACCCGCACGACATCGGCGACGACAAGATCAAGATGCTCATAGTCTTCCAGGACCTCACTGCCATCATTGACGCCGCGGGACTCTGTGTCTTCACGACCTTCGGCCTCGGTGCGGACGACTACCGCGACCTCCTCAACGCGGCCCTTGGCTGGGACTTCACCACCGAGGACTACCTGAAGATAGGCGAGCGCATCTGGAACGCCGAGAGGATATTCAACCTCAAGGCCGGCCTCGACCCGGCGAGGGACGACAGCCTGCCCAAGCGCTTCCTCGAAGAGCCGATGCCAGAGGGCCCGAACAAGGGCCACGTCGTCAGGCTCAAGGAGATGCTCCCGCGCTACTACAAGCTCCGCGGCTGGACCGAGGACGGGAGGGTTCCAAAGGAGAAGGCGGAAGAGCTCGGAATTGCCGAGTTCCTTTGA
- a CDS encoding MoaD/ThiS family protein: MVKVKVFATLIDIVGKRMLEVTGVRTVRELLDELDKRFPGFKKELERGFIILVNGKNIEHLQGLETPISDDDTVSIFPPAGGG, from the coding sequence ATGGTAAAGGTCAAGGTGTTTGCGACGCTCATCGACATCGTTGGAAAACGCATGCTTGAAGTCACCGGTGTTAGAACCGTGCGAGAACTTCTGGACGAGCTCGATAAGCGCTTCCCCGGCTTCAAGAAGGAGCTTGAGCGAGGCTTCATTATCCTCGTGAACGGGAAAAATATAGAGCACCTCCAGGGTCTTGAGACCCCAATAAGCGATGACGACACGGTCAGCATTTTCCCGCCGGCAGGTGGTGGTTAA
- a CDS encoding tungsten cofactor oxidoreductase radical SAM maturase has product MAKEVGKEYTFSLWDGKVIVRPKLDMKYLYIEITSRCNLKCEMCFKQYWEDEEGDMDWELFLKILDDAEEFPNLKMIYFGGIGEPSVHPRFMDMVREVKRRGFALGMSTNGTLLTDDMLGEFAKLGVDLVYFSMDTVPTAQNAITLGHIAAAVTADKIRKLVKYREEYGTHRPSIGVEVVVTKENYRELPELARYLLDLGVDSMLVSNLLPLTEEQTKDIVYDGSVDMKPILEELYKVAHNGLYIKLPYFELKTERQCEFDENNVAVVRWDGEVAPCYRFLHSYYEYIFGRKKKVNAYSFGNVREKSLAEIWTSEKYTWFRFTMKNYMYPSCTDCPLVDACDFVKTSDVDCWGNEPSCADCLWARRIVQCPIPQHNFGKFY; this is encoded by the coding sequence GTGGCCAAGGAAGTCGGCAAGGAGTACACATTTAGCCTCTGGGACGGAAAAGTCATAGTCAGGCCGAAGCTTGATATGAAGTACCTCTACATCGAAATAACCAGCAGGTGCAACCTCAAGTGCGAGATGTGCTTCAAGCAGTACTGGGAGGACGAAGAGGGTGACATGGACTGGGAGCTCTTTCTCAAGATACTCGACGATGCAGAGGAGTTCCCCAACCTGAAGATGATTTACTTCGGTGGAATAGGAGAGCCCTCCGTCCACCCGCGCTTCATGGACATGGTCAGAGAAGTCAAGAGGCGCGGCTTTGCGCTGGGAATGAGCACCAACGGGACGCTCCTCACGGACGATATGCTGGGGGAGTTTGCGAAGCTTGGGGTTGACCTCGTATATTTTTCCATGGACACTGTTCCGACGGCACAGAACGCCATAACCCTCGGCCACATCGCCGCGGCGGTCACAGCGGATAAAATCAGGAAGCTTGTAAAGTACAGGGAAGAATACGGGACGCACAGGCCGAGCATTGGAGTCGAAGTCGTTGTCACGAAAGAGAACTACAGGGAGCTTCCTGAGCTCGCCCGTTATCTCCTCGACCTCGGCGTTGATTCCATGCTTGTATCAAACCTTCTGCCACTAACAGAGGAACAGACAAAGGACATAGTCTACGACGGGAGCGTTGACATGAAGCCCATACTTGAGGAGCTTTATAAGGTAGCCCACAACGGGCTTTACATAAAGCTCCCCTACTTTGAACTGAAGACGGAGAGGCAGTGCGAGTTCGATGAAAACAACGTTGCAGTGGTCAGATGGGACGGTGAGGTTGCCCCCTGCTACCGCTTCCTTCACAGCTACTACGAGTACATCTTTGGAAGAAAGAAGAAGGTGAACGCCTACTCCTTCGGAAACGTCAGGGAAAAGAGCCTTGCGGAAATCTGGACGAGTGAAAAGTACACCTGGTTCCGCTTTACGATGAAGAACTACATGTACCCGTCCTGTACAGACTGCCCTCTTGTTGATGCCTGCGACTTCGTTAAAACGAGCGACGTAGACTGCTGGGGCAACGAGCCGAGCTGTGCCGACTGCCTCTGGGCCAGGAGAATCGTCCAGTGTCCCATCCCACAGCACAACTTTGGGAAGTTCTATTAG